In Dermacentor silvarum isolate Dsil-2018 chromosome 2, BIME_Dsil_1.4, whole genome shotgun sequence, the following proteins share a genomic window:
- the LOC119439975 gene encoding hornerin, which translates to MDRISGLQFLEDRGAELQVLLLYIVVEAYGLHHHQEPTPVGYRGAGFGGYAAAGTPYGGYDAYASPPQPYSFGYDNVDEYGNRQFRSEQGDSKNAKTGSYGYRDVNGLYRWVNYVADANGFRATVDTNEPGTAPGASADAVFNAAPIVPPVPSGAGQIGAPSASAARAAQAYNAGGNSGYGRYGYNPNAGAAGASGYSPYGHHGYVASGPILGAYAHGAQSPYGYGAAGNAAGYAPAIYAAHTGHGIGPSAHHGYHRRR; encoded by the exons TTGCAAGTGCTACTGCTGTATATCGTGGTCGAAGCCTACGGACTTCACCACCACCAGGAGCCGACACCAGTCGGATACAGGGGTGCCGGCTTCGGGGGTTACGCTGCAGCAGGGACACCTTACGGAGGATACGACGCCTATGCCTCT CCACCTCAGCCTTACAGTTTCGGCTACGACAACGTGGATGAGTACGGCAACCGGCAGTTCCGCAGCGAACAAGGTGACTCCAAAAACGCCAAGACCGGCTCGTACGGCTACCGGGACGTGAACGGCCTGTACCGGTGGGTGAACTACGTGGCCGACGCGAACGGCTTCCGGGCCACTGTGGATACCAACGAACCTGGAACCGCCCCTGGTGCCAGCGCCGACGCAGTGTTCAACGCTGCGCCAATCGTCCCGCCGGTCCCCTCAGGCGCTGGGCAGATTGGGGCACCCTCAGCCTCCGCAGCTAGGGCGGCCCAAGCTTACAATGCCGGTGGCAACAGTGGGTACGGCAGATACGGATACAACCCCAACGCAGGCGCTGCTGGAGCCTCCGGTTACTCCCCGTACGGACATCATGGATACGTTGCCAGTGGCCCTATACTTGGCGCATACGCACACGGCGCCCAATCCCCGTACGGCTACGGTGCCGCCGGCAACGCTGCGGGCTACGCGCCGGCTATCTATGCCGCCCATACTGGACACGGAATTGGGCCTTCGGCTCATCACGGATACCACCGCCGTCGTTAA